The Arachis ipaensis cultivar K30076 chromosome B07, Araip1.1, whole genome shotgun sequence genome includes a window with the following:
- the LOC107610205 gene encoding probable polygalacturonase, with the protein MRIEGMRLVCGLIVVIVLLNLKKGESRRSKSGSRSNSFVNCRAHSASLADYGGVGDGKTSNTKAFENAIRNLSQYEELVMEKHQTQRHLKMQ; encoded by the exons ATGAGGATAGAA GGTATGAGACTAGTTTGTGGTTTGATTGTGGTGATTGTGTTGCTGAATTTAAAGAAAGGTGAGAGCAGAAGATCAAAGAGTGGTTCTAGAAGCAATTCATTTGTAAACTGCAGAGCACACAGTGCATCATTGGCTGATTATGGAGGAGTTGGTGATGGAAAAACATCAAACACTAAGGCATTTGAAAATGCAATCAGAAACCTGAGTCAGTATGAAGAGTTGGTGATGGAAAAACATCAAACACAAAGGCATTTGAAAATGCAATAA